A genomic window from Fusarium oxysporum Fo47 chromosome VIII, complete sequence includes:
- a CDS encoding kinase-like domain-containing protein produces the protein MSWDLLQRFLESDVFNSNPFLPVSYLSRYADHVGIHYVLCQKLRQFPYEDIEFFLPQLCHLIISVHNESMALEEFLMDLCEESVTAALLTFWLFQTYLHDLSSNPQSDSFQTCRRVYNKVQHIVFGLADTARHEKITENVLPVTVLSSFVLASIALPMFPQWAGPLAVAQARKPQPITNETQEPRENPKPTRARTVTVGNSRSRRARDNGRTFSAPDPKGSRDSSPKPARSPRPPSVIIPPQRSKTPVGMTRPSALELRSLEAKLSTSSLPLPSAQPTTRPTTPNSAGNAQRPVDNATRRHSHHAKAVLTVSDMSPVQKTRLLRQHYFRSQTQFLTALEGISNRLVLVPKPARMSALRAELALISQDLPAEIDIPVICPPTLVNGSPGKSRHHRIVRVNPAEATVLNSAEKVPYLIMVEVLRDDFSFDPDAPENDRLLNSLLGGSARAKRIFDLSDSPRLSPTVKAPEPLLDSVFEPASGDLGSSPLLKGIDESPVRVSSRPAQNHTAQRLPSGATTSSSTLDLTTPRSSGTGTSRSNSPGPVSRRMTMPIQRSAPADQPDFGALATHMRTASQMLAQLEATSGKRPKQEVAAIRAKIIASMQSLEEKSFDVDEQGPTFDTIIAKASTTPIPVHNPDLEEDVQIDPNLNASAGRERMENDIKTGGVQRRGDRDDPSAAVFGEAWEAKKERIRKSSPYGWMKNWDLVSVIVKTGADLRQEAFACQLIDVCHKIWVDAGTDVWVKRMRILVTGESSGLIETITSGVSLHSLKRSLTLASVESGQNPRNRIATLRDHFLKAFGKPDSKEFQAGVDAFKKSLAAYSIISYVLQLKDRHNGNVLVDSEGHIIHIDFGFMLSNSPGSVGFEAAPFKLTHEYVDVLGGPLSPDFEDYKRLCKQAFQALRRSADNIIDLVAMMGHDSRMPCFAVGIAQVTNTLRQRFQLHLSAEEAEHFVDDLVAKSFGSYYTRLYDTFQYRTQGIY, from the exons ATGTCGTGGGACTTGCTTCAGAGGTTCCTCGAGTCCGACGTCTTCAACTCCAACCCCTTTCTCCCCGTCTCATACCTCTC CCGATATGCCGACCACGTGGGGATTCACTATGTTCTCTGCCAGAAGCTCCGCCAGTTTCCCTACGAGGATATTGAGTTCTTTCTACCGCAATTATGTCACCTCATAATCAGCGTGCATAATGAGTCAATGGCTTTGGAAGAGTTTTTGATGGACTTGTGCGAAGAATCCGTCACAGCAGCGCTGCTG ACCTTCTGGCTCTTTCAAACATATCTTCACGATCTCTCCTCGAATCCGCAATCCGACTCGTTTCAGACATGTCGCCGTGTCTACAACAAGGTTCAGCACATTGTGTTTGGACTTGCTGATACCGCTCGTCATGAGAAGATCACGGAAAACGTCCTACCAGTCACGGTTCTTTCTAGTTTTGTCCTTGCCAGTATTGCGCTGCCCATGTTCCCCCAGTGGGCTGGCCCTCTCGCAGTCGCCCAAGCTCGCAAGCCTCAACCCATCACCAATGAAACGCAGGAACCGAGGGAGAACCCCAAGCCCACGAGGGCTCGCACAGTTACCGTCGGAAACTCGCGATCGCGGCGTGCCCGAGATAATGGACGGACCTTTAGTGCACCAGATCCTAAAGGGTCAAGAGACTCTTCACCCAAGCCTGCGCGCAGTCCTCGACCGCCTTCGGTGATTATTCCGCCGCAAAGGTCTAAGACACCAGTTGGGATGACTCGGCCATCCGCTCTTGAGCTGAGATCACTGGAAGCTAAGCTCAGCACGTCATCTCTTCCACTGCCATCAGCTCAACCTACTACCAGACCGACGACCCCAAACTCAGCAGGTAATGCGCAGCGCCCGGTCGACAACGCAACCCGACGGCATTCGCACCACGCAAAAGCAGTCCTTACTGTCAGCGACATGTCGCCAGTGCAAAAGACGAGGCTTTTGAGACAACATTATTTCAGGTCACAAACACAATTCTTGACGGCCCTGGAAGGCATCTCGAACCGATTAGTACTGGTCCCCAAACCCGCTCGAATGAGCGCATTGCGAGCCGAATTGGCTTTAATATCACAGGACTTACCTGCTGAGATTGATATTCCCGTCATTTGCCCCCCAACTCTGGTTAATGGATCGCCAGGGAAGAGCCGCCATCACCGTATCGTTCGTGTGAACCCTGCCGAAGCGACAGTGCTCAATAGTGCCGAGAAGGTTCCTTATCTGATCATGGTAGAGGTTTTGAGAGATGACTTCTCTTTCGACCCTGACGCACCCGAAAATGACCGACTCCTTAACAGCTTACTAGGAGGTAGCGCTCGCGCAAAGCGTATATTCGATCTTTCTGACTCACCTCGCCTCTCCCCCACGGTAAAGGCGCCAGAGCCTCTTCTAGACAGTGTCTTTGAACCTGCTTCGGGCGATCTGGGAAGCTCGCCACTTTTGAAGGGCATAGATGAGTCACCAGTTAGAGTCTCTTCGAGACCAGCACAGAACCATACTGCTCAGCGTCTGCCAAGTGGAGCTACAACATCTTCCTCGACATTGGATTTGACAACGCCGCGATCATCGGGCACAGGAACTTCGCGATCTAACAGCCCAGGACCCGTCTCACGAAGAATGACCATGCCCATTCAGCGAAGCGCACCAGCTGACCAGCCTGACTTCGGTGCCTTAGCCACGCATATGCGAACTGCTTCTCAGATGCTTGCACAGCTGGAAGCCACCAGTGGAAAGCGCCCAAAGCAGGAAGTAGCTGCTATCAGAGCTAAGATCATCGCCAGCATGCAGAgccttgaggagaagagctTCGATGTTGACGAGCAAGGCCCAACCTTCGACACAATTATCGCTAAAGCCAGCACAACGCCGATCCCTGTACACAACCCTGACCTGGAGGAAGACGTACAGATTGACCCGAACCTGAACGCTAGTGCAGGACGTGAGCGTATGGAGAACGATATCAAAACTGGTGGTGTCCAACGGCGTGGAGATCGTGATGACCCTAGTGCGGCCGTCTTTGGTGAAGCTTGGGAAGCTAAGAAGGAACGAATTCGCAAGTCATCGCCTTATGGCTGGATGAAGAATTGGGATCTCGTTAGTGTCATCGTCAAGACAGGAGCTGATCTTCGACAAGAGGCATTTGCTTGCCAGCTCATCGATGTGTGTCATAAAATTTGGGTTGATGCCGGCACTGATGTCTGGGTCAAACGTATGCGAATCCTGGTAACTGGGGAGTCGTCGGGTCTGATCGAAACCATTACGAGTGGCGTGTCCCTCCACTCGCTGAAGCGAAGTCTAACGCTGGCCTCCGTTGAGTCCGGCCAGAACCCTCGTAACCGCATTGCGACACTGAGAGACCATTTTCTCAAAGCGTTTGGCAAACCTGATAGCAAAGAGTTCCAGGCTGGCGTTGATGCGTTCAAAAAGTCACTGGCAGCATACAGCATCATCTCTTACGTTCTCCAACTCAAGGACAGACACAACGGCAATGTATTGGTGGATAGCGAGGGCCACATTATCCATATCGACTTTGGCTTTATGCTTTCCAATTCGCCTGGCTCAGTTGGGTTTGAGGCGGCGCCATTCAAGTTGACGCATGAGTATGTCGATGTTTTGGGTGGACCACTTTCTCCTGATTTTGAAGACTACAAGAGACTTTGCAAGCAAGCATTTCAAG CTTTGCGTCGCTCGGCAGACAACATTATTGACCTGGTAGCGATGATGGGACATGACTCCAGGATGCCCTGCTTTGCAGTGGGCATCGCTCAAGTGACGAATACCCTTCGACAGAGGTTCCAGCTTCATCTGAGCGCCGAAGAAGCGGAACattttgttgatgatctcgtTGCCAAATCATTTGGCAGTTACTACACTCGACT CTATGACACATTCCAATATCGTACACAGGGGATCTACTAG
- a CDS encoding KRI1-like family C-terminal-domain-containing protein, producing MDVAWGRGGKDATSSTEDPKNTKRTLLDDSDSESEDGGAAIATTGFKVNEDFARRFEHNKKREERQRLEEKFKNTGKQPDNDDDDDESSSSDEEEDEDGFLATEDLDAQISATLQAIRNKDPKVYDKEVTFYKPDDPAVTATEKEKKEKPVYLKDYHREKYMRGDTGADDADEDVPMTYNQEQDVLKNSIVAEMHAAANEDSDDEDGGFMKRKETEEADSNGVHPSRKAAMAITEVDVANADKNPETFLSNFMSARAWVPPDGSNWKAFESDEGEDDDDRADQFEQAYNLRFEDPERSNEFLRSYARDVAAAKSVRREEKTGRKRQRELERERKEAEKKERREEKARLKKLKLDEAQEKLRKIKRTAGNAGKDLTDEDWIKFLDDAWEDDKWEEEMRKRFGDDYYAQQDDAVASEDEEQDGEKKKSKHPKKPKWDDDIDIKDIIPDFEDDEKKPNISLSDVEDDAQEDEDGRASKKRKTDHKKARKESQKQARQERAKLEALVDSKLELTDHAIFKQSSHAPFRYRETSPQSFGMTARDILLAPSDAALNDYAGLKKLATFRDQEKKRKDKKRLGKKARLRQWRREIFGKEYERDGPTYGFERLISADEDAGGAVIEPASDKKRKHKKEDGEEDNVVGDVGERKKKRKRSKSKKNATTTTAEE from the exons ATGGATGTTGCCTGGGGCAGAGGAGGTAAAGACGCGACGTCA TCCACCGAGGACCCCAAAAACACCAAGCGCACCCTCCTCGATGATAGCGACTCCGAATCAGAAGATGGAGGCGCCGCTATTGCCACGACCGGCTTCAAGGTGAACGAGGACTTTGCCCGTCGTTTCGAGCACAACAAGAAACGAGAAGAGAGACAAAGACTAGAGGAGAAGTTCAAGAATACAGGAAAGCAGCCAGAcaatgacgacgacgacgacgagtCGTCCTCGtctgacgaggaggaagatgaagatggcttTCTTGCTACTGAAGATCTCGACGCCCAGATCTCTGCCACTCTCCAAGCCATTCGAAACAAGGACCCCAAGGTCTACGACAAGGAAGTGACCTTCTACAAGCCCGATGACCCCGCCGTCACAGCAAccgagaaggaaaagaaggaaaagcCAGTCTACTTGAAGGATTACCACCGAGAAAAGTACATGCGAGGTGACACTGGTGCCGACGATGCCGACGAGGATGTACCCATGACCTACAACCAGGAACAAGATGTTCTCAAGAATTCAATCGTGGCTGAGATGCATGCTGCCGCCAATGAAGACTCTGACGACGAGGACGGCGGTTTCATGAAGCGAAAGGAGACAGAGGAGGCGGACTCAAATGGTGTACACCCCTCGCGGAAAGCAGCTATGGCCATCACCGAGGTTGATGTTGCCAACGCCGATAAGAACCCTGAGACTTTCTTATCAAATTTCATGAGCGCGCGTGCCTGGGTCCCCCCAGATGGTTCGAACTGGAAAGCGTTCGAGTCggatgaaggagaggatgatgatgaccgCGCCGACCAGTTCGAACAGGCTTACAACTTGCGATTCGAGGACCCAGAGCGGAGCAACGAATTCCTTCGATCATATGCTCGTGATGTTGCCGCAGCCAAGTCAGTCAGGCGTGAGGAGAAGACTGGTCGCAAGCGTCAACGTGAACTCGAACGTGAGCGcaaggaggccgagaagaaggagaggcGTGAGGAGAAGGCTCGTCtaaagaagctcaagcttgatgaagcccAGGAAAAGCTGCGTAAGATCAAGCGCACAGCTGGCAATGCGGGCAAGGATCTCACCGATGAGGACTGGATCAAGTTCCTCGACGACGCATGGGAGGATGACAagtgggaggaggagatgaggaagcgATTTGGTGACGATTACTATGCTCAACAAGATGATGCTGTAGCATCAGAGGACGAGGAACAAGACGgcgaaaagaagaagtccaagcatcccaagaagccaaaatgggatgatgatatcgacATCAAGGATATCATTCCAGATttcgaggacgatgagaagaagccaaacaTTAGCCTAAGTGATGTCGAAGACGACGCtcaggaggatgaggatggtcGGGCCtccaagaagcgcaagacAGACCACAAGAAGGCCCGCAAGGAGTCCCAGAAGCAAGCTCGTCAGGAGCGCGCCAAGCTTGAGGCTCTTGTAGACTCCAAACTTGAGCTTACCGACCATGCCATCTTCAAGCAATCGTCTCATGCTCCTTTCCGCTACCGCGAGACCTCCCCTCAATCTTTTGGCATGACCGCGCGCGATATTCTCCTCGCTCCCTCCGACGCTGCCCTCAACGACTATGCTGGTCTCAAGAAACTTGCCACCTTCCGCGaccaggagaagaagcgcaaaGACAAGAAGCGTCTCGGTAAGAAGGCTCGTCTACGCCAGTGGCGTCGTGAGATCTTTGGAAAGGAGTATGAGCGCGATGGTCCTACATATGGCTTCGAGCGCTTGATCTCTGCCGATGAAGACGCTGGTGGCGCCGTGATCGAGCCCGCGAGTGATAAGAAGAGAAAGCacaagaaggaagatggcgaggaggatAATGTGGTAGGCGATGTTGgtgagaggaagaagaagcgaaagaggtccaagagcaagaagaatgCTACTACCACTACAGCGGAGGAATAG
- a CDS encoding ras family-domain-containing protein, with product MADSANAPKPSSSVKLVLLGEAAVGKSSLVLRFVNNDFQENKEPTIGAAFLTQKCNLPTRTIKFEIWDTAGQERFASLAPMYYRNAQAALVVYDLTKPTSLIKAKHWVAELQRQASPGIVIALVGNKLDLTGDSGAAADGEDGEEGDDSGDARKVPTEEAQAYAEEEGLLFFETSAKSGHNVTEVFTAIANAIPETSLKSARGAGASNATSRAGEEQRVNLGGPKDVGAKDSCAC from the exons ATGGCCGACTCTGCCAACGCCCCGAAGCCCAGCAGCAGCGTCAAGCTGGTGCTTCTCGGTGAAGCCGCCGTCGGAAAG TCGTCTCTCGTTTTGCGCTTCGTTAACAACGACTTCCAAGAAAACAAGGAACCCACTATTGGTG CCGCCTTCTTGACCCAAAAATGCAACCTCCCCACAAGGACAATCAAGTTTGAGATTTGGGATACCGCCGGCCAGGAGCGCTTCGCCTCACTGGCTCCAATGTACTACCGAAATGCTCAGGCCGCTCTCGTCGTTTATGATCTCACCAAACCTACATCTCtgatcaaggccaagcacTGGGTTGCAGAGTTGCAGCGACAAGCATCTCCCGGCATCGTTATCGCACTGGTTGGCAACAAGCTGGATCTTACGGGTGACTCtggcgctgctgctgatggtgaagatggtgaggAAGGGGACGACTCTGGCGACGCACGCAAGGTTCCAACAGAAGAGGCTCAGGCATACGCGGAAGAGGAGGGATTACTATTCTTTGAGACCAGTGCCAAGAGCGGACATAACGTTACCGAGGTTTTCACTGCCATCGCAAACGCCATACCCGAGACGTCATTGAAGAGTGCCAGAGGAGCTGGCGCATCGAATGCTACCAGCCGGGCAGGCGAGGAGCAAAGAGTGAATCTCGGTGGTCCCAAGGATGTTGGTGCTAAGGACAGCTGTGCTTGCTAG